In Methanobrevibacter sp. V74, the sequence TCTGAAGGAGATAAACAAGCCGCTATTTTAGAAGCAGAAGGTAAAGCAGAATCTATTAAAAAAATGGCTGAAGCAGATAAACAAGCTTCAATTTTAAGAGCAGAAGGTGAATCTCTAGCTATTGAAAAAGTATATGCTGCAATTCATGAAGGAAATCCTGATGATGGCCTTATAGCTATCAAATACTTGGAATCTTTAGAAAAGATTGCTAATGGAAAAGCTTCAAAAGTATTTTTACCATTTGAATCAAGTGGTGTTTTATCTTCAGTTGCAGGCATAGCTGAACTATTTAAAGATAATAAAGAGGAATAACTTTTATTCTCACATTTTTATTTTTTTCATTTATACATTAATCACCAAATTATCAAAGACATTAAATCACATGTTAGTTATGTATAAGTTATTTTAACTAAAATTTAAGTTATATGCATAAACAATAAATTTAAATCGTATTTTTGAAATACTAAAAAAATAAAAAAAATAATATCTAATGAGCAACATTAGATAAAAATTAAACAGATTAAATTACTACATCTTTAAAAATAGAACCGTCAGTAGATGTAATTATAACTAATTTTCCATCCCTTGCATAATTAAACATGTAAATGTTTGAATTTTCAAGCAAATAACCAGTTTGACCATTGTATGTAGTTTTATTTCCACCTAAATATCCTGCAAACTCATCATCAACTTTTTGTCCATCATACAAAGCTACAATAATGGAAATAACATCATTATCATCATTTGTAAAAGTTTTTCCATTTGATGTGTATGTAATGCCGGCACTGCTGTTAGTTTGATTGTTTATTGCTAATTTTTCATTTTCAGTATAACCTGCGGGAATTTGAAAATCAACACCATCAATAGTAACATTTTGAGCTTCTGAAGAATTATCTCCACCAAATAAAGAACCAAAGTCAAATGCAGAAGCTGAACCTAATACAATTATAGCCATCAAAAATATTGATAACAAGAACAAAATATATCTCTTCTTCATTTTAATACCTCCTAGCATATGCTAATAATTTTGTTAGTATTTATAAATAAAGATATATGATTTAGGTCTGTCAAATTAATTATCAGTATTTTTGTTCAATTATACTATACGCTTTGATTATATTGCATAAAAATTTAATTTTTCTTATCTAATAGCTGCATTTTTTTATTTTTAACTGGGTGTCCGCCAAAAGCAAATTCATCTAGGCAACATTTTCTTTATTTTTTACAATTGAAGCATTATTTGTATTTGTCAAAAATTAATTTTTGAGTTTTGGCGGACACTCTTTAATAAAAAAAATAAAAAAATTAGAAAAAATTATTTATTGGACCGACTCAATAATAATTTAATATTATTTGTAACTTGAAGGATCGATGGGTTCAAAGCTGTTTAATTCATTTACTTTTTCAAGACATTCACTGGCATTGCTGATGATTTTATCAGGAGTCCCTTCAACTCCCCAAACAGTGATAGTAGTTGGTATTCCGTTAATTTTAATTAATTCAACACAACCATACCTTTGATTTATTTCATCTGTGAAATTAAATGTATTGTGGATAGTTCCATTAACTACAGTATAATTACAATTTGTATTGTTTTTATACCATTTATCGTCGGTATCGTTATCATCTGATTCTAATTCAAAATCGTCTATATCAATGTGTAAATTAGTAAGGGGAGATTCAAGTGTGTCATCATCTATTGTTTTGTATGAATCAGGTGCCTTTATAGAATTTATATTTATATCTTCTCCAGATACAATTCCTATTGTGAAAATTAAAATTAAAACTGCAATTAAAATTTCATTTTTCATAATTTCACCATATAAATATTTATTTTGTTGTATTAATATATTTTAACTGATAAAACATAATTTTTTTATAGATCAAAGTTTATATAACCATTGTTAATGAAATATTTTGGTGATTGAATGTTTGTAGTTATAGGTACTGGAGCGGGAGGGGCTCTAATAGCTCGTGAACTTGCAAAAAACGGTGTTTCAGTAACTATTTTAGAAAAAGGACCTTATATAAATTCAAAAGATGCATTTGACTATTATGATAAATATTCTAATGATATAGATTTGCTAACAGCCACTTGCATTGGTGGTGCAACTATTGTTTCAATGTCCAATATGGTAAGGGCATTGGATAGTGAATTACATGAATATGGTATTGATTTAACAGATGAATATAAGTATGTTGAGGATTTAATTGATGTTCATCAACTTGATGATTCTCATATTGGTAGGGGAACTCAGGCGTTTCTAGATGCCGGAAGAGAAATGGGGCTTGAAACACTAAAAATGCCTAAATCAATTAGAGAAGATGAGTGCATTCAATGTGGAAAATGTGCATTGGGATGTCCAGTAGATGCAAAATGGTCTGGAAAAGACTTTATTGATGAAGCAGTCGATGCTGGAGCTAGATTAATATGTGATGCTGAAGTAATTGAAATTATTAATGAAAATAATCAAGTTTGTGGTGTAAAATATATTAAAGATGCTAATGAAGAAATTATTGAAGCAGATAAAGTAGTATTATCTGCTGGCGCTATTAGTTCCACATTAATTTTAAGAAATTCGGGTATAAAAGATGCTGGTCGTGAAATATTCTTTGATCCGTTTGTAAGTGTTGGAGGATACATAAAAGATATTAATTTTAATAGTGAAGTACAAATGGCAGGTTTTGTAATTGGTAGAAATTTTGTATTGTCGCCTCACTTTTCCTCATTTATTCGTGGAAATATTGATGATGATTCCGTAACTGATAGGGATATATTAAGTATCATGGTAAAAACATCTGATGAGTGTAAAGGTTATGTGGATGATGCTGGAGATGTTGTTAAGATTAATACTATAAATGATATTAGATATTTAGCTGAAGGAGTTGCTACTGCAGGGTTTATCTTACAAAAAGCAGGTGTTGACCCAAAAACTATCGGTTCAACAGTTTATAGAGGAGCACATCCTGGTGGAACTGCAAAAATAGGGAAAATAGTGGATGGGAATTTGGAAACAAAAATTTCTAATTTATTTGTTTGTGATGCAAGTGTACTGCCAATATCTCCTGGAAAACCACTGATATTGACAATACTTGCCTTATCAAAAAGACTAGCAGATCATATAAGATAAACATTATTCAAATTGCTTATCAATAGCTTCTGTTTTTATTAATTTTTCACAATAATGGCACCTAACAACAGGAGGGTATTTGTTGATTACATTAAAATAGGGTATAATTGGTTCATTCTCGTAATTTGTGATACATTTTGGATTGGTACATTTGATTATTGAGGAAATTTTATCTGGGAGAACAATTTTATCTTTTTTAATTGGTTTATAATCTCTGATAATGTTAATAGTTGCTTTAGGCGCAATTAAAGCTACTTGATTAAGTTCTTTAGGGTCTAATTCTCTATTTTCAATTTTTACAATATCTTTCCTACCAATTTCTCCAGAATAAACATTCATAGCTACTGTAACATTTTTAGTTTCAGAATCTGGTAATCCTAATATTTTAATGATGTGTAGTGCTTTATTAGCACTAATGTGATCAATTACAGTGCCATTTTCAATAGCTTTAATTTTCAATTCTGATTTTTTCATGTTTGCACCTAATACATTTTTAAATCTTTAATTTCGATCATTGCTTCAGCATCATTAACTAATTTTTCAGGACTTTTGTCTTTAGTTTGGATACTAAAGCTTTCAATAACTCTTCCTCCTCGCAATTTAACTTTTTCTTCAAGTCTTTCAATGTTTGAATTTCCACGATTGTCCATTGTAGCAAATAAAATAACATCTTTTGTTCTTAGGTCGCATCTGTCGACTATAGTTAATATTGCAGGGGTGGGATTTCTTGACCAGGTAGGTGTTCCGAAATATATTGTGTCATAATCTCTTAAATCAACTTGAGCAGGAATAATTTCGGTTTTTGTTTCTCTAAATGCATTAATTGATGAAATCAATTTATTTCTTAATCCTTCACGATTTTTTAAATCATAAATTCTTATTAAATCTGCATTTAAATGTTTAGCTAATGTTTTTGCAATCAAATCTGTTGTTCCACCTTGTGAATAATAGATTATAACTCTTTTCATATTCAACCTCCTTCGAATTTAAGGATGAAGACCAAAGTGTGTTAATCCTAAGGTTTCATCAATTCCAAGTATAATGTTCATGTTTTGAATAGCTTGACCCGATGCTCCTTTAACGAGATTGTCAATACATGATAACATTATTATTCTTCCAGTTTCATCAATTTCAAATCCTCCAATATGTACGAAGTTAGATCCGCGTACAGAACTTAGGTGCGGGATTTCTCCTTCGTCCATAAGTTTAATGAAGAATTCTTCACCGTATTCTTTCTCGTAAAGTTTTCTTATTTCTTCTGGTGTAATATCTATATTTTTCTCATTTAAAAAGCTATGGCTTGTAGTTTGAATTCCACGGTTTACCGGTACTAAGTGAGGGGTAAATGATACTTTAACATCATCAAATCCATGTAATTCTTGTTGAATCTCAGACATGTGTCTGTGAGAGGATATTTTGTATGGATTTACATTATCCGCAATATTTGGGTAATGTGTTGTGCTGGATGGATTTATTCCGGCTCCACTAACTCCAGTTTTTGAATCAATAATGATTCTTTCAACTAAATCATTTTTAACTAATGGATATGAGGATAAAATGG encodes:
- a CDS encoding GMC family oxidoreductase, which encodes MFVVIGTGAGGALIARELAKNGVSVTILEKGPYINSKDAFDYYDKYSNDIDLLTATCIGGATIVSMSNMVRALDSELHEYGIDLTDEYKYVEDLIDVHQLDDSHIGRGTQAFLDAGREMGLETLKMPKSIREDECIQCGKCALGCPVDAKWSGKDFIDEAVDAGARLICDAEVIEIINENNQVCGVKYIKDANEEIIEADKVVLSAGAISSTLILRNSGIKDAGREIFFDPFVSVGGYIKDINFNSEVQMAGFVIGRNFVLSPHFSSFIRGNIDDDSVTDRDILSIMVKTSDECKGYVDDAGDVVKINTINDIRYLAEGVATAGFILQKAGVDPKTIGSTVYRGAHPGGTAKIGKIVDGNLETKISNLFVCDASVLPISPGKPLILTILALSKRLADHIR
- the pyrI gene encoding aspartate carbamoyltransferase regulatory subunit; the protein is MKKSELKIKAIENGTVIDHISANKALHIIKILGLPDSETKNVTVAMNVYSGEIGRKDIVKIENRELDPKELNQVALIAPKATINIIRDYKPIKKDKIVLPDKISSIIKCTNPKCITNYENEPIIPYFNVINKYPPVVRCHYCEKLIKTEAIDKQFE
- a CDS encoding flavodoxin domain-containing protein codes for the protein MKRVIIYYSQGGTTDLIAKTLAKHLNADLIRIYDLKNREGLRNKLISSINAFRETKTEIIPAQVDLRDYDTIYFGTPTWSRNPTPAILTIVDRCDLRTKDVILFATMDNRGNSNIERLEEKVKLRGGRVIESFSIQTKDKSPEKLVNDAEAMIEIKDLKMY
- the argC gene encoding N-acetyl-gamma-glutamyl-phosphate reductase, which produces MFNIAIIGASGYTGGELLRMLLNHPEVEVTDITSRQYDGAPAHKVHPHIRDSGLVFTNKSPSDLDADVVFTATPHGASMKIVPEILETGAKVVDLSGDYRYRDREIYEKWYGMEHTDKENKGAFGLPELYRDEIKKANLIANPGCFPTGAILSSYPLVKNDLVERIIIDSKTGVSGAGINPSSTTHYPNIADNVNPYKISSHRHMSEIQQELHGFDDVKVSFTPHLVPVNRGIQTTSHSFLNEKNIDITPEEIRKLYEKEYGEEFFIKLMDEGEIPHLSSVRGSNFVHIGGFEIDETGRIIMLSCIDNLVKGASGQAIQNMNIILGIDETLGLTHFGLHP